Sequence from the Christiangramia fulva genome:
TTCTCCATCTTCATCGATCAGAATAGTGAATTTACTGGTTCCGGTATCTCCTTCGGAAGATTCATCACAAGTGCCGCTTAGATTTACCAGGCTTATGGCTCCAACATAGATTTTTCTTCTTTGTTCTGAGGAGCTTCCTGCCCTTCTGGCATCTAATGAATTAAAAGCGTAACATTGGTTTGGAAGCTCATACGTTACATTCACTTCATAGGTTTTGCCTTTTTCAAAAGATTCAGGGAGGTCATTCCCGGTAATAGCAACAAGATCGTAAGCTACATTTGGGCCT
This genomic interval carries:
- a CDS encoding membrane lipoprotein lipid attachment site-containing protein, whose amino-acid sequence is MKKIVFVLMSVILLSGCSIDNESGPNVAYDLVAITGNDLPESFEKGKTYEVNVTYELPNQCYAFNSLDARRAGSSSEQRRKIYVGAISLVNLSGTCDESSEGDTGTSKFTILIDEDGEYEFNFWIGKDSTGQSLYDKVTVPVVDNTNTGA